The Pedobacter roseus genome contains a region encoding:
- a CDS encoding ABC transporter ATP-binding protein, with protein sequence MSNYAIETVGLNFNFGNQTIVKDLSLQVPKGSIYGFLGPNGAGKTTTIKILLNLLKSPADQVFIFGKEINSNRIAILKRVGALVEQPAIYGHLTGKENLINRCILLGIKKTKADEMLALVGLTEAANKKASKYSLGMKQRLGIAQALISDPELLLLDEPTNGLDPNGIIEVRNLMIELATKHQKTILVSSHLLAEIERTATHVGIINKGQLLFQGTIDELHLLSKPMLEIEVNNIENASAFIAKTGYEIITQTDKKIIVPFTSAQKSGELNTLLIQNGFTVSSLYQQKKDLENLFLDITKTN encoded by the coding sequence ATGAGTAATTACGCTATCGAAACTGTAGGCTTAAACTTTAACTTTGGTAATCAAACCATTGTAAAAGACCTTTCATTACAAGTACCAAAAGGCAGTATTTATGGCTTTTTGGGACCAAACGGAGCCGGAAAAACAACTACTATAAAAATTTTGCTCAACCTGCTGAAGTCTCCCGCTGATCAGGTTTTTATATTTGGCAAAGAAATAAACAGCAACCGTATAGCCATCCTTAAGCGGGTGGGTGCGTTGGTAGAACAACCGGCCATCTATGGTCATTTAACAGGCAAAGAAAACCTGATCAACCGTTGCATCCTGCTCGGCATAAAAAAAACCAAAGCCGACGAAATGTTGGCTTTAGTAGGCCTTACAGAGGCAGCAAATAAAAAAGCAAGTAAATATTCTCTAGGAATGAAACAACGTCTCGGTATTGCCCAGGCGCTCATCTCAGATCCCGAACTCTTGCTTTTGGATGAACCTACCAATGGTTTAGACCCCAACGGTATTATCGAGGTACGTAACCTCATGATCGAATTAGCAACCAAACACCAAAAAACGATATTGGTTTCGAGCCATTTACTGGCCGAAATTGAAAGAACAGCTACACATGTTGGCATTATCAATAAAGGACAGCTCTTATTTCAGGGTACCATCGACGAACTGCACCTGCTGAGCAAACCTATGCTCGAAATTGAAGTGAACAACATCGAAAATGCGAGCGCGTTTATAGCAAAAACAGGTTATGAAATTATAACCCAAACCGATAAAAAAATCATCGTTCCATTTACTTCAGCACAAAAAAGCGGCGAATTAAATACACTACTTATTCAAAATGGATTTACGGTAAGCAGCCTTTACCAACAGAAAAAGGATTTAGAAAATCTTTTTCTGGACATTACAAAAACCAACTAA
- a CDS encoding BlaI/MecI/CopY family transcriptional regulator: MEIKDLTKAEEQIMQVLWQLEKAFVKEVIDELPLPKPAYNTVSTIIRILETKGFIGHEAFGKAHQYHPLVSREEYKRHATEKLLGNYFENSVESMFSFFVKEEKLDLSDVDEILKMINKIKHKPK, encoded by the coding sequence ATGGAAATTAAAGATTTAACCAAAGCTGAAGAACAGATTATGCAGGTTTTATGGCAATTGGAAAAAGCATTCGTCAAAGAAGTAATCGACGAGCTTCCGCTCCCCAAACCTGCTTACAACACCGTTTCAACAATTATTAGAATTCTGGAAACAAAGGGCTTTATTGGTCACGAGGCATTTGGTAAAGCACATCAGTACCATCCTTTGGTGAGCAGGGAAGAATATAAGCGCCATGCAACAGAAAAGCTCCTGGGCAATTATTTCGAAAACTCTGTAGAGAGTATGTTTTCTTTCTTTGTTAAAGAAGAAAAGCTTGATTTAAGTGATGTTGATGAAATTTTAAAAATGATCAATAAAATTAAACATAAGCCAAAATGA
- a CDS encoding LytR/AlgR family response regulator transcription factor — protein MNLNCIVVDDEPLALDILQDYISKVPFLTMVKRCENPIEALQIVQGGGIDLVFLDIQMPELTGIQFLKIAGNKCHYILTTAYPEYALESYDLNVSDYLLKPIAFDRFYKAVEKVHNQVKPVETPASVAQPIITPAPFSAPSNPVQDYIFVKTEHKIQKIYLHDILFIEGLKDYISIFTKDERVITLQSMKKMEEALPQSQFIRVHKSYIVAVDKIESIERSRITINQKIIPVGDTYRDEFFRVIGNKNI, from the coding sequence ATGAACTTAAACTGTATTGTTGTTGATGATGAGCCTTTAGCGCTTGATATTTTACAGGATTATATATCGAAAGTACCTTTTTTAACGATGGTTAAAAGGTGCGAAAACCCAATTGAAGCTTTGCAGATTGTACAGGGCGGGGGCATTGATCTTGTGTTTTTGGATATCCAGATGCCTGAATTAACAGGAATCCAGTTTTTAAAGATAGCAGGTAATAAATGCCATTATATTTTAACCACTGCTTACCCTGAATATGCTTTAGAAAGTTACGACCTCAATGTTTCAGATTATTTATTAAAGCCTATTGCCTTCGATCGTTTTTATAAAGCGGTGGAAAAAGTACACAATCAGGTTAAGCCCGTTGAAACACCAGCCAGCGTAGCACAACCCATTATTACACCTGCTCCTTTTTCAGCACCATCCAACCCGGTTCAGGACTATATTTTTGTAAAAACGGAACATAAGATCCAAAAAATCTATCTCCATGATATCTTGTTTATAGAGGGTTTAAAAGATTATATTTCGATTTTCACCAAAGATGAACGCGTAATTACGCTGCAGAGTATGAAGAAAATGGAAGAAGCCTTACCTCAAAGCCAGTTTATCAGGGTGCACAAATCGTATATTGTTGCGGTTGATAAAATTGAAAGTATTGAGCGCAGCCGGATTACGATTAACCAGAAAATTATCCCTGTAGGCGATACTTACCGCGATGAATTTTTCAGGGTGATTGGGAACAAGAATATCTAG
- a CDS encoding response regulator transcription factor, translating to MINNILLQENHGSISEREVEIVHLLSMGYNSKEIGEMLFISEHTVNTHRRNMVRKLDLKNSYQLIVWAFKERILSF from the coding sequence ATGATAAACAATATCCTACTACAGGAAAATCATGGTTCGATCAGCGAAAGGGAGGTTGAGATTGTACACCTTTTATCAATGGGTTACAACAGTAAAGAAATCGGCGAAATGCTTTTTATTAGCGAACATACCGTTAATACGCACCGTAGAAATATGGTGAGAAAGCTCGACCTGAAAAACTCATACCAATTGATCGTTTGGGCCTTTAAAGAAAGAATATTGTCCTTTTAA
- a CDS encoding sensor histidine kinase translates to MKDYFLSYFVFGIVNVSVFYINYIFLIPSLIKKRKKYWLYVLSFVLLIVVATFVKTVIAVLNPEEMLRYTFDGKSHNMSVNNFAINTVFIIGFFLVSSCIIKFTIDWFASERIQRNLESERREMELQFLKSQLNPHFLFNSLNNIYSLAYQKSDKTADAIMKLSEIMRYMIYESNTPTVALSKEVDYLTSYIELQKIRFKDGAYIELTLNGEIDNQKIVPLMLISFVENAFKHGVVTDPTEPVKINIIANQKILHFSVINKKNQQNKDAQGGVGLTNVERRLQLVYPDRYKLNVVNSATHYTCELMIDI, encoded by the coding sequence ATGAAAGATTACTTTCTGTCGTATTTTGTTTTTGGTATCGTTAATGTTTCTGTATTCTACATCAATTATATTTTCCTGATCCCATCACTGATCAAGAAGAGAAAAAAGTACTGGTTATATGTCCTGTCGTTTGTTCTTTTAATTGTTGTTGCAACATTTGTTAAAACTGTTATCGCTGTTTTAAACCCCGAAGAGATGCTTCGTTATACATTCGATGGCAAAAGCCATAATATGTCTGTTAATAATTTTGCTATCAACACGGTTTTTATAATTGGTTTTTTCCTGGTTTCGAGCTGTATTATCAAATTCACTATTGATTGGTTTGCAAGCGAAAGGATTCAGCGCAATTTAGAGAGCGAACGCCGCGAAATGGAACTTCAGTTTTTAAAGTCGCAGTTAAATCCGCATTTTCTTTTCAACTCGCTTAATAATATCTACTCATTGGCTTATCAAAAATCGGATAAAACTGCTGATGCCATTATGAAGCTTTCGGAAATTATGCGTTATATGATTTATGAAAGCAACACGCCAACCGTAGCTTTAAGCAAAGAGGTAGATTATTTAACCAGTTATATTGAACTCCAGAAAATAAGGTTTAAAGATGGTGCTTATATCGAACTTACTTTAAACGGCGAGATAGACAATCAAAAAATTGTTCCGCTTATGCTGATTTCGTTTGTAGAAAATGCATTTAAACATGGCGTGGTAACCGATCCCACCGAACCGGTAAAGATCAATATCATAGCCAACCAGAAAATTTTGCATTTTAGTGTCATCAATAAAAAGAACCAGCAGAATAAAGATGCTCAGGGTGGCGTGGGTTTAACAAATGTAGAGCGTAGATTACAATTGGTTTATCCCGACAGATATAAATTAAATGTTGTAAATTCGGCTACCCATTATACCTGCGAACTGATGATTGACATATAA
- a CDS encoding lysophospholipid acyltransferase family protein, which translates to MSKLFGYILSPIFYIFFGLMLCIFHPVQWVCFKFFGYKAHKVSVDMLNFFLTYCQIFLFNSISFKNEYDLPTDRPIIFASNHQSMYDIPSLIWFLRKHSAKFISKIELTKGIPSISINLRLGGGANINRKDNKQAISEIIKLGRRMKENNWSTVIFPEGTRAKDGQLKTFQFGGIATILKVVPNALVVPVAIENSWKIVRFGMFPLTTGNALKWTVLKPIESGVKTPNDITLEVENEIRKVLGQPMEQPATL; encoded by the coding sequence ATGAGTAAGCTTTTTGGATATATTTTAAGCCCTATTTTTTATATTTTCTTTGGATTAATGCTTTGCATTTTTCACCCTGTACAATGGGTATGTTTTAAGTTTTTTGGCTATAAAGCACATAAAGTTTCGGTCGATATGCTCAATTTTTTCCTCACCTATTGCCAGATTTTTCTATTCAACTCCATCAGCTTTAAAAACGAATACGATCTGCCAACCGATAGACCGATCATTTTTGCATCCAACCACCAAAGTATGTATGATATACCATCATTAATTTGGTTTTTGAGGAAACACAGCGCAAAGTTCATCTCAAAGATCGAGCTTACCAAAGGAATCCCTTCAATCTCTATTAATCTGCGTTTGGGCGGTGGGGCCAATATCAACCGTAAAGACAACAAACAGGCCATTTCCGAAATCATCAAACTTGGCCGTAGGATGAAAGAAAACAACTGGAGTACCGTTATTTTCCCAGAGGGAACACGGGCGAAAGATGGCCAGTTAAAAACATTCCAGTTTGGCGGTATTGCCACCATTTTAAAAGTGGTACCCAATGCATTGGTTGTTCCTGTAGCTATAGAAAATTCGTGGAAAATTGTACGCTTTGGTATGTTCCCGTTAACCACAGGCAATGCCCTAAAATGGACGGTTTTAAAGCCAATAGAATCAGGCGTAAAAACACCAAATGACATCACACTTGAGGTAGAAAACGAAATCAGGAAAGTTTTAGGTCAGCCAATGGAGCAACCAGCTACTTTGTAA
- a CDS encoding M56 family metallopeptidase codes for MSFAHYLLQVHLYLIVFYCFYKLLLDKETYFTLNRIYLISSGVLSLCIPFIRLEWLTEQKAAKQVYTSVNWDAVLAQATIVTERNSGFNWANAFVYIYCAGILFFLGRLVFNLLMVKKLIASNKAGSAFAFFGKKIIDRELPQMDVIDIHEEAHIKQWHTVDVLFFEIIGIITWLNPVIYLYKKTIKNIHEFLADEQAAEFQGDKAEYAMLLLSKSFGISPNSLTNGFLEKSLIKKRIFMLHKERSKKTAIMKYGIFIPLFALLIVFSSATVRKNEKLISITDQIPLDKPIEMVQAIVVDEPGREASTKASVDGKTEGNWKGFYQFLSKTIKYPTAANNDEVQGNTQIKFSLKDGKINNISTNAVLGAGCEEEVKQAILAYKGFKNTADGKYALTVSFSLPESSEKFKNKYVPASLGYVNLNKVNIISYNKKSGEASNSENIQQDDADKKIYDFVSIDKQPEFPGGIAKFYKYLSGSIKYPKMAIENNVQGKVFLSFIVEKDGSLSDLQITRGLGSGTDEEAIRVLKESPKWNPGNSNGMAVRVKYNINVNFTLNDEPAKQLKLSNVPANRVIFKEGANLDALIILDGVKLPDNSQLNTINANNIESISILKDQTAVNLYGSRAKNGAIIITSKTKNSVFRNLETKDLAVDKNTNFLDFKRKF; via the coding sequence ATGAGTTTTGCGCACTACTTATTACAGGTACACTTATACTTAATTGTTTTTTACTGCTTCTACAAGCTACTGTTAGATAAGGAAACCTATTTTACACTCAACCGCATTTATCTTATATCTTCGGGAGTATTGTCGCTGTGCATACCATTTATCCGCTTAGAGTGGTTAACGGAACAGAAAGCGGCAAAACAGGTTTACACATCGGTTAACTGGGATGCAGTATTGGCACAGGCCACAATAGTAACAGAACGTAATTCAGGTTTTAACTGGGCAAACGCGTTTGTATATATTTATTGTGCAGGTATTTTGTTTTTCCTGGGTAGGTTGGTGTTTAACCTCTTAATGGTTAAAAAACTCATCGCATCAAACAAAGCGGGCTCAGCATTTGCTTTTTTTGGTAAGAAAATAATTGATCGTGAACTGCCGCAAATGGACGTGATCGACATCCATGAAGAAGCGCACATTAAACAGTGGCATACTGTTGATGTGCTCTTCTTCGAAATTATCGGCATTATTACCTGGCTAAACCCGGTGATTTACCTCTATAAAAAAACAATCAAAAACATTCATGAATTTTTAGCCGATGAACAGGCGGCCGAATTTCAAGGTGATAAGGCCGAATACGCCATGTTGTTATTGAGTAAATCGTTCGGCATTTCGCCAAATAGTTTAACCAATGGTTTCCTTGAAAAATCACTGATCAAAAAAAGAATTTTCATGCTTCATAAAGAGCGGTCAAAAAAGACTGCTATTATGAAGTATGGAATTTTTATTCCGCTTTTTGCTTTACTGATTGTGTTCTCATCCGCAACAGTACGTAAAAACGAAAAATTGATTTCCATTACCGATCAGATTCCTTTGGACAAACCAATAGAAATGGTGCAGGCAATTGTTGTAGACGAGCCAGGCAGAGAAGCCTCTACAAAGGCATCTGTTGATGGCAAAACAGAAGGAAACTGGAAAGGATTTTATCAGTTTTTGTCGAAAACCATTAAATATCCAACTGCAGCAAATAATGATGAAGTACAAGGCAACACGCAGATAAAATTTAGCTTAAAAGACGGTAAAATAAATAATATCTCTACAAATGCAGTGCTTGGTGCTGGTTGTGAAGAAGAAGTTAAGCAAGCTATTTTAGCTTATAAAGGTTTTAAAAATACGGCAGATGGCAAATATGCTTTAACCGTTAGCTTTAGTTTGCCTGAATCTTCTGAAAAATTTAAAAACAAATATGTACCTGCATCTTTAGGCTATGTAAACCTGAACAAGGTCAACATTATTTCTTACAACAAAAAATCTGGTGAGGCATCAAATAGTGAAAACATCCAACAAGACGATGCAGATAAAAAAATCTACGATTTTGTTTCCATCGATAAACAACCAGAATTTCCGGGAGGTATTGCTAAATTCTATAAATATTTAAGCGGTAGCATTAAGTATCCAAAAATGGCAATTGAAAATAATGTGCAGGGAAAAGTTTTTTTAAGTTTTATTGTTGAAAAAGATGGCTCACTAAGCGATCTACAGATTACACGGGGTTTAGGTAGCGGAACGGATGAAGAGGCTATCAGGGTTTTAAAAGAATCGCCAAAATGGAATCCTGGAAATTCGAACGGCATGGCCGTGAGAGTGAAGTATAACATCAATGTAAACTTCACACTGAATGATGAGCCGGCCAAGCAGCTTAAATTAAGCAATGTACCTGCAAACCGGGTAATCTTTAAAGAAGGTGCAAACTTAGATGCATTGATCATTTTAGATGGTGTTAAACTTCCAGATAACAGCCAGTTGAATACGATAAATGCAAATAATATAGAATCTATTTCCATTTTAAAAGACCAGACCGCGGTGAACCTTTATGGATCAAGGGCTAAAAATGGCGCTATCATTATTACGAGTAAAACAAAAAACAGTGTTTTCCGAAATCTTGAAACAAAAGATTTAGCTGTCGACAAAAACACTAATTTCTTAGATTTTAAAAGAAAATTCTAA
- a CDS encoding sensor histidine kinase, whose amino-acid sequence MQNETTKIALLVAVSTLVFLLMPVFLILYIRSYNRHKKNHFLEKQNMQQRFESEILQTRIEVQDQTMQSIATELHDNVGQLLSLTTLTLNSVNLNDAEKAKKKIENSLSLVNKSIKELRELAKLLHGEQLVENGIGHAIDQEISWLNKAGTYELKTKNQLIDSTLISPDKDLIILRLLQEIINNVIKHAQATHIQIDSYLENDALHLKVIENGIGFDPDEINAKKAGMGLNSIYKRIEMINGKLALNSAPGKGTSITIEIPYP is encoded by the coding sequence ATGCAGAATGAAACAACGAAAATTGCGCTCTTAGTTGCCGTTTCTACATTGGTATTCTTACTGATGCCGGTATTCCTGATTTTATATATCAGGTCTTACAACCGGCACAAAAAGAACCATTTCCTCGAAAAGCAGAATATGCAGCAAAGGTTCGAATCCGAAATCCTTCAAACCCGTATAGAAGTACAGGACCAGACCATGCAAAGCATCGCAACAGAGCTGCACGATAACGTTGGTCAATTACTTAGCCTTACCACACTTACCTTAAATTCGGTAAATTTAAACGATGCCGAAAAGGCAAAAAAAAAGATCGAAAATTCCCTCTCGCTTGTAAATAAATCCATCAAAGAACTACGGGAGCTGGCCAAACTTCTGCACGGCGAGCAATTGGTAGAAAATGGCATCGGGCATGCCATAGATCAGGAAATTAGCTGGCTTAATAAAGCTGGCACCTACGAGTTAAAAACCAAAAACCAGCTGATCGATTCAACCTTGATATCGCCTGATAAGGACCTGATTATACTGCGTTTATTGCAGGAAATTATTAATAACGTGATCAAACATGCCCAGGCTACTCACATCCAGATCGATTCTTACCTGGAAAATGATGCCCTGCACTTAAAGGTGATTGAAAACGGTATTGGTTTTGACCCTGATGAAATTAACGCTAAAAAAGCAGGAATGGGACTTAATTCTATTTATAAAAGAATTGAGATGATCAATGGAAAATTAGCATTAAATTCGGCCCCGGGCAAAGGTACGTCCATTACGATCGAAATCCCATATCCTTAA
- a CDS encoding M28 family metallopeptidase — MIKRFTLTALAFGFCLSAFAQDTPDAAVVQKIRKEGLENSKAMNIAFNLTDVSGPRLSNSPGLKKAQEWAVKQLTDWGLKNAHLEAWGTFGKGWQIDKYYAATTLPYYRAIIASPKAWTPGTNGPIKSEVILIKADSVADLAKYKGKLAGKIIMMDQGTPLTSGIKPDFSRYADTTLAQMAAAKPQAAGARQRPAGGPMADRMAQMMKMREVRAAISAMLVEEKVGLILTYARGGQGTFFTSNGASYALDAKPVSPELEVAAEDFLHILRLLRAGKPVEVEADIKTSFYDQDPQGYNVIAEIPGTDKKLKDEVVMIGGHFDSWHAATGATDNAAGSTVMMEAMRILKAIDFKPKRTIRIALWSSEEQGLFGSRGYVAKHFGDPKTMVLTPDQKKISAYYNLDNGTGKIRGVYLQGNAAAGPIFQSWLTPFADLGATTITINNTGGTDHQAFDAVGIPGFQFIQDPADYNTRTHHSNMDTYDRLVEDDLKQAATIIASFVYNTSQREAQIPRKELPAPQPARP, encoded by the coding sequence ATGATCAAAAGATTTACCCTCACGGCATTGGCTTTCGGCTTTTGCCTCTCCGCTTTTGCACAAGATACCCCTGATGCAGCTGTAGTGCAAAAAATAAGAAAGGAAGGTTTAGAAAACTCAAAGGCAATGAACATTGCTTTTAACCTAACCGATGTGAGCGGACCACGCTTATCAAATTCGCCAGGCTTAAAAAAAGCACAGGAATGGGCTGTAAAACAACTTACCGATTGGGGATTAAAAAATGCGCACCTCGAAGCCTGGGGAACTTTCGGTAAAGGATGGCAGATCGATAAATACTATGCCGCTACTACGCTACCTTATTATCGCGCCATTATTGCTTCACCAAAAGCATGGACACCAGGCACAAACGGGCCGATAAAATCGGAAGTAATCCTGATCAAGGCAGATAGCGTAGCTGATTTGGCAAAATACAAAGGCAAATTGGCCGGAAAAATCATTATGATGGATCAGGGCACTCCTTTAACCAGTGGCATTAAACCTGATTTTTCGCGCTATGCAGACACAACACTGGCACAAATGGCTGCTGCAAAACCACAAGCTGCCGGCGCAAGGCAGCGTCCGGCTGGTGGACCAATGGCTGATAGAATGGCACAAATGATGAAAATGCGCGAGGTTCGTGCAGCCATCAGTGCCATGTTGGTTGAAGAAAAAGTTGGCTTAATTTTAACTTATGCCCGCGGCGGACAGGGTACATTTTTCACCAGCAATGGAGCATCTTATGCTTTAGATGCCAAACCCGTATCGCCAGAGCTGGAAGTAGCAGCAGAAGATTTCTTGCATATATTACGCCTTTTGCGTGCTGGTAAACCAGTGGAAGTTGAGGCCGATATCAAAACTTCATTTTACGATCAGGATCCGCAGGGTTACAATGTAATTGCTGAAATTCCGGGAACTGATAAAAAATTGAAAGACGAAGTGGTAATGATTGGCGGTCATTTCGATTCGTGGCATGCCGCAACCGGAGCAACTGATAATGCAGCCGGCTCTACTGTAATGATGGAAGCCATGCGCATTTTAAAAGCGATTGATTTTAAACCAAAACGTACTATCCGTATCGCCTTATGGAGTTCAGAAGAGCAGGGTTTATTTGGTTCGAGGGGTTATGTTGCAAAACATTTCGGCGATCCAAAAACGATGGTATTAACGCCTGATCAGAAAAAAATATCAGCCTATTATAACCTTGATAATGGAACTGGAAAAATACGTGGTGTTTATTTACAGGGCAATGCAGCCGCCGGACCAATTTTTCAAAGCTGGTTAACGCCGTTTGCCGATCTTGGTGCAACAACCATTACCATTAATAATACCGGTGGTACTGATCATCAGGCTTTTGATGCGGTGGGCATTCCGGGTTTCCAGTTTATCCAGGACCCTGCTGATTACAATACCCGCACCCACCATAGCAATATGGATACCTACGACAGGCTTGTTGAAGATGATTTAAAACAGGCAGCAACGATTATTGCATCCTTTGTTTACAATACCTCGCAACGTGAAGCACAGATTCCCAGAAAAGAATTGCCTGCTCCGCAACCTGCCAGACCATAA
- a CDS encoding NUDIX domain-containing protein has translation MEEINPWKTLESEVKYDNNWIRLTEHQVINPSGGKGIYGTVNFKNLAIGILPLDENYNTWLVGQYRYALDAYSWEIPEGGGPLNEDPLESARRELLEETGMSARNWKEIQRMHLSNSVSDELSIIYIATDLIQGIAMPEETEELVVKKLPFEEAYQMVLNGKITDSMSVAAILKAKLMILNREL, from the coding sequence ATGGAAGAGATCAACCCCTGGAAAACGCTGGAGAGCGAGGTAAAATACGATAACAACTGGATCCGCTTAACCGAACACCAGGTCATTAACCCATCTGGCGGAAAGGGGATTTATGGCACCGTTAATTTTAAAAATCTGGCCATTGGGATCCTTCCTTTAGACGAAAATTACAACACCTGGCTGGTTGGCCAGTACCGATATGCGCTGGATGCCTACAGCTGGGAAATTCCTGAAGGCGGCGGCCCGCTCAACGAAGATCCTTTAGAAAGTGCCCGCAGAGAATTATTGGAAGAAACCGGTATGAGTGCCAGAAACTGGAAGGAAATTCAAAGGATGCACCTCTCCAATTCAGTGAGTGATGAATTGAGCATTATTTATATCGCTACCGATTTAATTCAAGGAATCGCCATGCCAGAAGAAACGGAAGAGCTTGTGGTAAAAAAATTACCCTTTGAAGAGGCTTATCAAATGGTCTTAAACGGAAAAATTACGGATTCAATGAGCGTTGCCGCCATCCTGAAAGCAAAGCTGATGATATTGAATCGGGAATTGTAG
- a CDS encoding ABC transporter permease: MRTLYISLISEFYKSRKTLAFWAAILLPVIICGLITFGFYSGSEKILAFHYPPMVLWAQYSGAALGVMGLLIMPFYVIFMAFSVNNIEHKNDTWKMLFAQPLNKFSIYAAKYLYAVFLIFTCLFLFASLTFAFGHLLQVLVPKYNFDHYNPLNLLINAYVKLFLSSLGILSLQFILSLLWADFLKPMGIGFVGTIMGIITANVGWKYAYLIPYSLPTLALRIAKVKKGTDPLDFPIFTQEIWTSLIYAAILFIIGYFIVTKKSIK; the protein is encoded by the coding sequence ATGCGCACGCTCTACATATCTTTAATATCAGAATTTTATAAATCTCGGAAAACACTGGCTTTTTGGGCAGCGATATTATTGCCTGTTATTATATGCGGTTTAATCACTTTTGGTTTTTATTCCGGTTCTGAAAAAATCCTTGCCTTCCATTACCCTCCCATGGTATTATGGGCACAGTATAGCGGTGCGGCACTTGGAGTAATGGGCTTATTAATTATGCCTTTTTATGTGATATTTATGGCTTTTTCGGTCAATAATATTGAACATAAAAACGATACCTGGAAAATGCTTTTTGCGCAGCCTTTGAATAAATTTTCCATTTATGCTGCTAAATACCTTTATGCCGTATTTTTAATCTTTACCTGTTTATTCCTTTTTGCCTCTTTAACCTTTGCCTTCGGTCATTTATTACAGGTTTTAGTTCCAAAATATAATTTCGACCACTATAATCCATTAAATTTACTCATCAATGCTTATGTTAAACTATTCCTGTCTTCATTAGGCATATTATCGTTACAGTTTATCCTGAGTTTATTGTGGGCCGATTTCCTTAAACCAATGGGAATAGGTTTTGTGGGCACCATCATGGGCATCATCACAGCAAATGTAGGCTGGAAATATGCTTATCTAATCCCTTATTCTTTACCTACACTCGCTTTAAGGATTGCTAAAGTAAAAAAAGGAACTGATCCTCTGGATTTTCCGATTTTTACCCAGGAAATATGGACAAGTTTAATTTATGCGGCCATTCTTTTCATCATAGGCTATTTCATTGTTACCAAAAAGAGCATAAAATAG
- a CDS encoding response regulator transcription factor, which translates to MQNQSIAIAIVDDHTLFRSGLASLLEEFDEIEIAFEAINGVDLQTKIARHSEIQLVLMDINMPVMDGFAATKWVKTNYPNVHVLALSMLEDEKAIIGMLKAGAGGYMLKESTPSDLLTAIKVIVDKGFFVNELVSGRLLVALKDTDTKPVFSGRELTFLQYCSTELTYKEIADLMNVSPRTVDNYRESLFAKLNIKSRTGLVVYGIKNNLITI; encoded by the coding sequence ATGCAGAACCAGAGTATCGCCATAGCAATTGTTGATGACCACACGCTTTTCCGTTCAGGATTAGCAAGTCTGTTAGAAGAATTTGATGAAATCGAAATCGCATTCGAAGCCATTAATGGTGTCGATCTTCAAACAAAGATTGCGCGCCACTCAGAAATTCAACTGGTACTGATGGACATTAATATGCCCGTTATGGATGGCTTTGCGGCTACTAAATGGGTTAAAACCAACTACCCGAATGTTCATGTACTAGCTTTGAGTATGCTCGAAGATGAAAAAGCAATTATCGGGATGCTAAAAGCAGGTGCCGGAGGTTATATGCTTAAAGAATCTACCCCATCCGATCTGTTAACCGCAATAAAAGTAATTGTAGATAAAGGTTTCTTCGTAAACGAACTCGTATCGGGCAGGCTTTTGGTGGCTCTAAAGGATACTGATACCAAGCCCGTATTCTCTGGCAGAGAGCTTACATTTTTACAATATTGCAGTACCGAACTTACTTATAAAGAAATTGCTGACCTGATGAACGTGAGTCCCCGCACGGTTGACAACTATAGGGAATCTCTTTTTGCAAAGCTAAATATTAAGTCACGCACAGGTTTAGTGGTGTATGGTATAAAAAATAACCTCATCACTATTTAG